A genomic region of Vitis vinifera cultivar Pinot Noir 40024 chromosome 7, ASM3070453v1 contains the following coding sequences:
- the LOC100256220 gene encoding peroxidase 10, translating to MEIIPYRLYTVPLFCLLFLGHFVSGQLDYNFYDHSCPNLTGIVRNGVASAVAKETRMAASLLRLHFHDCFVNGCDASILLDESSAFKGEKNALPNRNSVRGFEVIDAIKADVERACPSTVSCADILTLAVREAIYLVGGPFWLVAMGRRDGLTANETAANEQLPSPIEPLENITAKFTSKGLTLKDVVVLSGAHTIGFAQCFTFKSRLFNFDNTGNPDPTLDASLLQSLQQICPNQADSNTNLAPLDSVTTNKFDNVYYRNLVNNSGLLQSDQALMGDNRTAPMVMLYNRLPYLFASAFKTSMVKMSYIGVLTGHDGEIRKNCRVVN from the exons ATGGAAATCATCCCATACAGACTTTATACTGTTCCCCTGTTCTGCCTCTTGTTCCTGGGTCATTTTGTCTCGGGTCAGCTTGATTACAATTTCTATGACCACTCTTGTCCTAACCTGACAGGGATTGTTCGAAATGGTGTTGCATCAGCTGTTGCGAAGGAGACTAGGATGGCTGCCTCTCTTTTGCGCTTACACTTCCATGATTGTTTTGTCAAT GGTTGTGATGCGTCCATATTACTGGATGAATCCAGTGCATTTAAGGGGGAGAAAAATGCATTACCTAATCGAAATTCGGTTAGAGGTTTTGAGGTCATTGATGCAATCAAGGCTGATGTGGAGAGAGCTTGCCCATCCACTGTTTCTTGTGCTGATATACTGACTCTTGCAGTTAGAGAGGCTATTTATCTT GTTGGAGGGCCTTTTTGGCTTGTAGCCATGGGTCGTCGAGATGGCCTAACAGCCAATGAGACTGCGGCCAATGAGCAGCTCCCATCTCCTATCGAGCCCTTAGAAAATATCACTGCAAAATTTACTTCCAAGGGTCTTACATTGAAGGATGTGGTTGTGCTCTCAG GCGCACACACTATTGGCTTTGCTCAATGCTTCACATTCAAATCAAGGCTATTCAACTTCGATAACACTGGTAATCCTGATCCAACACTAGATGCATCACTCCTGCAGAGCTTGCAGCAAATTTGCCCAAATCAAGCTGATTCCAACACCAACTTGGCTCCTTTAGATTCAGTTACTACCAACAAGTTTGATAATGTTTACTATAGGAACCTTGTGAACAACTCTGGACTTCTTCAGTCAGACCAAGCTCTCATGGGGGACAACAGAACTGCTCCCATGGTTATGTTGTACAACAGGCTTCCCTATCTTTTTGCCTCAGCTTTCAAAACATCAATGGTGAAGATGAGCTACATTGGTGTACTTACTGGACATGATGGAGAGATAAGGAAAAACTGTAGAGTGGTGAACTAG